In a genomic window of Cardiocondyla obscurior isolate alpha-2009 linkage group LG08, Cobs3.1, whole genome shotgun sequence:
- the Orion gene encoding uncharacterized protein Orion isoform X1: MSRCTPAVILVVVLACAGCTSAIGLDDAFHLMKLARTAMEMMDFGDMIKLIPNDKLLNEDLIFLKTMERELIKRMGQISDQIQEYQNRVEDKVDTVLTQLLLHLPAQRRLDDSMKDLDFYIGQVQGLYKIFESYADHPDKYERFTLLQFAKTCVSPALGDLPDVLKSLHRLVVPSEQRVYDRSILVLLAKLMKEASNQMCNEMQSPQQLLYNLYNAVALTEIKGYTMIQFSYMLLRLYNEGSDFNEEIQTLKHQYAIRTSETLRAVKTAMAFAPRSLWRCDPSVHELDKTYTELKQLFQGYIVNEVDLNSQGTCKENCGYYGYTKVYGCYQDQFCAKQRQCNGKILNCEYIDSDMSICPSDAYDRRYEYIEYENNLHYGNTKTCSKNPIKVDSWWRWLFWHCSYCFCYCDDQNSSSHRYFSLRSVTSDISNNKVITGMRLKKVNRVIHIQIQEGQLLPRGGINTSTIEWQPVDEFSIMDSKIRNNVDYHTLVWEKRALDLDDLTSPQDHLLTGIRFRMVGSRLNLEIMISPFNFTSGLLVQPTEKSFWHSNDVTTRSELNYVEPDIPIRNSAPNVPDSNENQYLNFAPSDRQKDAAQSTIPFLDIQPVTPNPPVPLSGAGIFHKGRKGSGGFVALKLTTYNFAPHLQVDLPPAPPVLETPNEIKAS, encoded by the exons ATGTCCAGGTGCACTCCCGCAGTAATCCTGGTTGTCGTCCTGGCCTGCGCTGGCTGTACCAGCGCGATCGGCCTGGACGACGCGTTCCATTTGATGAAGCTGGCCCGCACGGCCATGGAGATGATGGACTTCGGGGACATGATAAAATTGATCCCAAATGACAAGTTGCTCAATGAAGACCTCATCTTCTTAAAGACAATGGAGCGTGAGCTAATCAAGCGGATGGGTCAGATCTCCGACCAGATACAAGAGTATCAGAACCGGGTGGAAGACAAAGTCGACACGGTCCTAACGCAGCTACTGCTGCACTTGCCTGCGCAGCGCAGGCTTGACGACAGCATGAAGGACTTGGACTTTTACATCGGCCAGGTGCAGGGGCTGTATAAGATTTTTGAATCGTACGCCGACCACCCGGACAAATACGAGCGTTTCACGCTATTGCAGTTCGCCAAAACCTGTGTGTCGCCGGCATTGGGAGATCTCCCGGACGTTTTGAAATCGTTGCACAGGCTAGTTGTCCCGTCCGAACAACGGGTGTACGACAGGAGCATCCTCGTGCTTTTGGCTAAGCTAATGAAG GAAGCGTCAAACCAAATGTGCAATGAGATGCAATCACCGCAACAACTGCTGTACAATTTGTATAATGCCGTAGCGCTGACGGAGATCAAGGGTTACACTATGATTCAATTCTCATACATGCTATTACGTTTGTACAATGAAG GTAGTGACTTCAATGAGGAAATACAAACGTTAAAGCATCAATATGCAATAAGAACGTCCGAGACATTGAGAGCTGTAAAAACAGCAATGGCATTTGCTCCAAGAAGTCTTTGGAGATGCGATCCGAGTGTGCACGAGTTAG ATAAAACTTATACCGAGTTGAAACAATTATTCCAAGGATATATCGTAAATGAAGTCGATTTAAATAGCCAAGGCACTTGCAAGGAAAACTGCGGTTATTATGGATATACTAAAGTATATGGTTGCTATCAGGATCAGTTTTGCGCAAAACAACGTCAATGTAAtggcaaaatattaaattgcgaaTATATTGATTCTGATATGTCGATCTGCCCCTCG GACGCATACGACAGACGATACGAATATATTGAGTATGAAAATAATCTTCATTATGGAAATACTAAAACGTGTTCTAAAAATCCGATTAAAGTCGATAGTTGGTGGCGATGGCTTTTCTGGCATTGTAGCTATTGTTTTTGCTATTGTGACGATCAAAATTCGAGTTCCCACCGATATTTCAGCCTCCGATCCGTGACATCGGACATCTCAAACAATAA AGTTATAACAGGGATGAGATTAAAGAAGGTAAATCGAGTTATTCATATACAAATTCAAGAAGGTCAGCTACTTCCACGTGGAGGAATTAATACATCCACAATCGAGTGGCAGCCAGTCGATGAGTTTTCGATCATGGACTCTAAGATTAGAAACAACGTTGACTACCACACACTGGTATGGGAAAAACGCGCTTTGGATCTTGATGATCTTACGTCGCCGCAAGATCATCTGTTGACAG GTATTCGATTCCGAATGGTTGGTAGTCGCCTGAATTTGGAAATCATGATATCTCCATTCAATTTTACATCTGGATTATTAGTTCAACCCACAGAAAAAAGCTTTTGGCATAGCAATGACGTTACTACCAG GAGCGAGCTAAATTACGTCGAACCTGACATACCGATTCGCAATTCCGCACCAAACGTACCAGATTCTAatgaaaatcaatatttaaactttGCACCGAGTGACCGACAAAAGGATGCCGCACAAAGCACGATTCCCTTCCTCGACATTCAACCGGTGACACCAAACCCACCGGTACCGCTGTCAGGCGCCGGTATCTTTCACAAGGGTCGAAAAGGTTCAGGCGGATTTGTCGCCTTGAAATTAACTACCTATAATTTCGCGCCACACTTGCAGGTTGATCTACCACCAGCACCACCGGTTCTTGAAACtccgaatgaaataaaagcCTCGTAG
- the Orion gene encoding uncharacterized protein Orion isoform X2 translates to MKFFACLLTLGALAVAAFAAIKYNASRIDVIREALLNLEKELRKDLSNQQKWMNVETREKCLHLIKAYKKFGNQIDEQFPPTLESYLHSLDSLWLWARAQNEIKGINGLYGVFRQMQREIVELNAPINEKQLQNLAETILRDPNAAIPRALDRVASSIVNEKLFVAAFQEASNQMCNEMQSPQQLLYNLYNAVALTEIKGYTMIQFSYMLLRLYNEGSDFNEEIQTLKHQYAIRTSETLRAVKTAMAFAPRSLWRCDPSVHELDKTYTELKQLFQGYIVNEVDLNSQGTCKENCGYYGYTKVYGCYQDQFCAKQRQCNGKILNCEYIDSDMSICPSDAYDRRYEYIEYENNLHYGNTKTCSKNPIKVDSWWRWLFWHCSYCFCYCDDQNSSSHRYFSLRSVTSDISNNKVITGMRLKKVNRVIHIQIQEGQLLPRGGINTSTIEWQPVDEFSIMDSKIRNNVDYHTLVWEKRALDLDDLTSPQDHLLTGIRFRMVGSRLNLEIMISPFNFTSGLLVQPTEKSFWHSNDVTTRSELNYVEPDIPIRNSAPNVPDSNENQYLNFAPSDRQKDAAQSTIPFLDIQPVTPNPPVPLSGAGIFHKGRKGSGGFVALKLTTYNFAPHLQVDLPPAPPVLETPNEIKAS, encoded by the exons ATGAAATTCTTCGCATGTTTGCTAACACTAGGAGCGTTGGCTGTAGCAGCCTTCGCCGCGATCAAGTACAACGCATCACGGATCGACGTGATCAGAGAAGCTTTGTTAAATTTAGAGAAAGAGCTGAGGAAAGACCTAAGCAATCAGCAGAAGTGGATGAACGTTGAGACGCGAGAGAAATGCCTGCATTTGATTAAAGCGTACAAAAAATTTGGCAATCAGATAGATGAACAATTCCCACCGACTTTAGAGAGCTATCTGCATTCCTTAGACTCCTTGTGGCTTTGGGCCCGAGCTCAGAATGAGATCAAGGGCATCAACGGACTGTACGGAGTTTTCCGGCAGATGCAACGCGAGATTGTCGAACTAAACGCGCCGATCAATGAGAAACAGCTTCAAAATTTAGCAGAGACAATCCTGCGGGATCCGAATGCTGCGATTCCGCGAGCGCTTGATCGCGTCGCGTCCTCAATCGTCAATGAAAAGTTGTTCGTCGCGGCTTTTCAG GAAGCGTCAAACCAAATGTGCAATGAGATGCAATCACCGCAACAACTGCTGTACAATTTGTATAATGCCGTAGCGCTGACGGAGATCAAGGGTTACACTATGATTCAATTCTCATACATGCTATTACGTTTGTACAATGAAG GTAGTGACTTCAATGAGGAAATACAAACGTTAAAGCATCAATATGCAATAAGAACGTCCGAGACATTGAGAGCTGTAAAAACAGCAATGGCATTTGCTCCAAGAAGTCTTTGGAGATGCGATCCGAGTGTGCACGAGTTAG ATAAAACTTATACCGAGTTGAAACAATTATTCCAAGGATATATCGTAAATGAAGTCGATTTAAATAGCCAAGGCACTTGCAAGGAAAACTGCGGTTATTATGGATATACTAAAGTATATGGTTGCTATCAGGATCAGTTTTGCGCAAAACAACGTCAATGTAAtggcaaaatattaaattgcgaaTATATTGATTCTGATATGTCGATCTGCCCCTCG GACGCATACGACAGACGATACGAATATATTGAGTATGAAAATAATCTTCATTATGGAAATACTAAAACGTGTTCTAAAAATCCGATTAAAGTCGATAGTTGGTGGCGATGGCTTTTCTGGCATTGTAGCTATTGTTTTTGCTATTGTGACGATCAAAATTCGAGTTCCCACCGATATTTCAGCCTCCGATCCGTGACATCGGACATCTCAAACAATAA AGTTATAACAGGGATGAGATTAAAGAAGGTAAATCGAGTTATTCATATACAAATTCAAGAAGGTCAGCTACTTCCACGTGGAGGAATTAATACATCCACAATCGAGTGGCAGCCAGTCGATGAGTTTTCGATCATGGACTCTAAGATTAGAAACAACGTTGACTACCACACACTGGTATGGGAAAAACGCGCTTTGGATCTTGATGATCTTACGTCGCCGCAAGATCATCTGTTGACAG GTATTCGATTCCGAATGGTTGGTAGTCGCCTGAATTTGGAAATCATGATATCTCCATTCAATTTTACATCTGGATTATTAGTTCAACCCACAGAAAAAAGCTTTTGGCATAGCAATGACGTTACTACCAG GAGCGAGCTAAATTACGTCGAACCTGACATACCGATTCGCAATTCCGCACCAAACGTACCAGATTCTAatgaaaatcaatatttaaactttGCACCGAGTGACCGACAAAAGGATGCCGCACAAAGCACGATTCCCTTCCTCGACATTCAACCGGTGACACCAAACCCACCGGTACCGCTGTCAGGCGCCGGTATCTTTCACAAGGGTCGAAAAGGTTCAGGCGGATTTGTCGCCTTGAAATTAACTACCTATAATTTCGCGCCACACTTGCAGGTTGATCTACCACCAGCACCACCGGTTCTTGAAACtccgaatgaaataaaagcCTCGTAG